The sequence below is a genomic window from Alosa alosa isolate M-15738 ecotype Scorff River chromosome 5, AALO_Geno_1.1, whole genome shotgun sequence.
ttgagcaggaaaccaacaaattggcctgaaattgcttaaagtcatacacacacacacaaaaatcagcTTGACAACCACCCTAATGATCATGCTTGCACATATATTGGATTATATGGCACATTTCCCCAAAATTACAGTAGGTAACATGGAAGAAAATGAAAGCACTCTGGGGAAAAAAATCTGCTTTTACCACTTATTAGAATATAGTGttaaaatggacaaaaaaacattttctaagCTGACAATCTGGCTAGAACACATGTTGAGGGGTTAAATATTAATACTGGATAGGTTGTATGCTTGTACCAAAAAGTGTTTCGACAGAGTTTTAATATCAGTTTTGGCCCCTTGACTATACTGGAGTGACTTCTTTATGAAACTGTGTAGTCTGAATCTGCAGGGTAGTCTAGGATTTTTGTAAGATAACAAAAAAAACGAATAAGCCTGCCTTCATGTTTGTTAATGTTGATTGGAGCTGTAATTGTTGTGAAAGTGTCTAATTAGTTATTTTGGATTTATAGCTATCCTTTTCATTTAGAGGTTTTGGAGTTGTGAAACAGTTGCTCAAGATATTTTGATAGGATTTGAGAAAGTTTGGGTTTGGGGATCAGCAACTGCGCAGTCTCAGTCACAAGTTGCATGTGTTGGGTGCTGGAGCGTCCTTGTGTGTGATCCAGTGTGATTTGAAAATACTTTAGTTTGGTTTTGGACATTTGTTGAGCAAACCTACAAGAAACATGAGTTCTCCGCCTAGTCCATCTCCAACGAGATGGTTCAAAGCAATAAGAAGGTAAGATGGGCCAACTGATAGAAtatggatttatttattttttagaagGCTGGTAATCGAATAACAGGTAGTAAGTTATACATTTGAATTTTTATATCTTCAGCTCCAGATTTGTTTGGATTAAACTCTCGACTGGATAAGCAGCTTAACCTTTTTTAGACCTACGTAATTTGACTTGAAAACGCcaggctataggctatttgTGACTTTGTTTCATTTTTTGGTTGCCAtaatctgattggctggcctAAGGGGCCCTGCTTCTCAGCGTCCGTCTAAGAACACTCAGGAATATTTATTGAGATTGAACACCGAGGAAAATTGTGTGGCGTGGCTCATGGAATATGAACCGAGTCAGAAAAAATACAGCATGTCGTTCATGTCAGAGAAACGGCCGCATAACATGCAGAAGGTATCCGACGTTTGATTTAAAAGGAATGCCAATTTAAGATAACCTAGAGTGAATTATTGCgcaggctataggctactcttAAATACTATGTCCTTCAGCAGTTGGATTCTTTCGCAGGACTCGACACGGAGATCTCTGCTTAAAGACTGGACCAGGGGAATGTGCCGAGATGCTAAAGAGGGCCAGAGCAGCCTTCCAGTCTGGTCGAACAGCGAATGAGTGCTTCCGACTGGCCCAGCTCGACGCCGTGATGCGCTTGGTCTTTGAGCATGAGTGTGACTTTGTTGATGCACTAGCGAGGGACCTGCACAAGGTAAACTCAGTCTGGACACAGCACTTTTGTTGAGCTATTTATACATGCAGCAACTGCAAAATAGTTTGGATTCAAATGTAATCACACAACAATGGTAAGCTTACATGCTGATCTGGATACAGGTGTGCACGGGAGTGCCCTTAATGAGTCTTAATGAGTGCCCTTCTAGTGTTGTAATGCAACACCCTGTAAGATGCCCCTTAAAATGATCTATACTTGCCGTTCCCTATGTGTGTCCTTCCATTGGAAAAGGGTGCCATTATGCAGTGCCCTCTATGCTGCCCCTACAATTGTACTACATGTGAGAAAGAAGTGCCAACATAGACGCTCCTCTAGTGGATAACATGTGATGCAGTGAAGTAAAGGGTGTCCCTACTTGCATCAATTTAGGGAAGTTTCCTAACGGATGCCCCTGCAGTGGAAAATATGTGGTAGATGCCTTTATAATGGGACAAACTTGAGGTTCCCTACCGGTGCCTTTCTGATGAAAGAAAATCATGAAGTGCCCTCTTAAATAGCACTGTGGCACTTTGAAGAGCCCTTGCAATGAAAAGGAACAAATCCCAGTAAAATGAGATGTAGTGCCCTACAGTCTTCCTTACCATGTTGATGATCTCTCTGCACTGTccatattttcattttcaatgcaTGGGGACTTTAGGCCGTTACAATAATAACACAAGCATTCATGTCACTGCAGACCCTCAGCCCTATCtcacaaagaaaaagaaagtgagaCCCAATTACATTCATGCTGTGACCTGATAATCATCTACGTAAATCATGtgtgataatcatgctttgtgaTTGTCATCTTTTTTCCACAGCAAGATTCCTTAAATATGTTGATGGCTATGCCATATTTGTAAATCTCAATCTGTCCATGTCTTTCCACAAACCccgccagaagtcatcatttacagagttattttttaaaaatgttctcTTGCGGTGCATGCCCCGGGACCCCCTATCTTTGCCAACTCTCTGAGGTTGGCCCTCTTCATGCACCCATGGGCCACAGAGGCTCCTGCTTGACACATAACCTTTTGCGTGAGCTTGGCACTCCATGTCGTGACATAGGTGCGCTTTTagttttcttgttttgttttgttgttttgcccCTGCCCTTCAAAAAGTTTGTGGACGTCACTGGGTCTGGATATagttttgaacaatatttttACAGTATGCTCACCTTTCTTTTAATAATGTTGGGTCTTTTCAGCCTCGCTTTGAGACAGTGGTATCAGAGTTAATTCTGGTGAAGAATGAAGCTGTCTATGCCATCAACAACCTTCGTAAATGGATGGAGCCACAACGTGTCGAGAGAAACCTGGTGAGACTGTTATGTTCAGTTCAGATTGCATATTAGTTAGTTGCACACAGTCAATGTTATTTTGTATTGTTAAGATTATAAGAGACTCAGACATCTTAATAGAAAGAACCGGAAAAACAATCTCGCCTGTTACAAAGACCCACATTGTGCTGCGGGACCCAAAGCGGATTAAAGGGTAATCTGGAAAAGGTTTTCCCAGCTTGATTTGGGCATGGCTATtcttatgcttttttgttttttatacaGAATCAGTTTCACACAGAAAAAGATACAACAGTGGCCATTTTCACTGATTCCTGTGTTAGGGACTATATACGCTCATAAACTTCCGCTGCAGTTAGGCTTCTAGAGAGATAAGGCCATTTTGAGAGATTCAAGagattctttaaaaaaataaacaaacaaaaacatttgtgtGGTTTGGACCAGTCCACAGCTCTGGATGAATGCATGGTGGTGAGCGAGCCTCTGGGCACAGTATTGGTCCTTGGGTCATGGGCAAACCCTGTTCAGCTCTGCCTCGTGCCCCTGATTGGAGCCATGGCTGCAGGTACAGACAGTTCGGCCTGTCTTCTTTTCATGATGGCAGTAGGTCTATAGGCCTGTcatgtgttattattgtgtgtgtgtgtgtctgtgtgtgtgcgcgcatgcaggGAATTGTGTGGTCATCAGCCCCTCTGAACACTGTGCTCACACAGCAGAGCTCCTTCACCGACTTCTACCCTCTTACCTGGATAATGTGAGTGGAGCGTTAATCTGCTTTAAAGGCCCAAACCTCTGGCACATGCATGCTCCAAGAGATCTAAGATcaatcctctccctccttctttagGAGTGCTATCATATTGTCCTTGCAGGGACAAATGACATCTCTGAGATGGTGGAACTGAAGTTTGACTACGTCTTCTTTTCTGGTAAAACTTTTATATCATTCTTTAGTCAGTACACAGCTTGTATGGATTTACATTTCATCATTTTAGTTGTTTAGTTTTTACCATGCAAAGAAGTCTTTTTGGTAATTAACTCGGGAAGCTACCTGAGGTAATCACTGTCAGGTTCCTCTCATAACCTAACATGACTGTTGAGCTGAAATACCAACAGCCTTTCACTAGATTTGCAGATTTCACCTTTAATGATCAGAAGAGGGGTGACCAATCAAAGCCTTTAACACACTCAGTTGAGACGCTGTATGATGATTAGGGAATTGAGTGTTGGAGGTATTTAACATGATATACCATGTGATTGTCATTGAGCACAACAGTGTGCGTGAGTTTGACCTCCCAAACCCAGCCCGAGAGTGTGAGGATGACCAGTGGTGCATTGTGTTCCGCAGGCACTCGTGAGGAAGGTACCAAGGTGTCCCTGGCCGCAGCCCGCAGTCTCACGCCGGTCACTCTCGTACTGAGCGGCAAGAACCCGTGCTACGTGGACCAGACGTGTGACATAAACACCACGGCGCGCCGGATCGCCTGGGCCCGGTTCCACAATGGCGGACAGAGCGTGGCCTCGCCGGACTACGTGCTGTGTCACGCCGACGTGAAGGAGCGGCTACTGCAGGCTCTGCGCTGTGCCCTGCTCATCTTCTATGGCTCGGACCCGCGCGAGTCTCGCAGCTACGGCCATCTGGTGAACATGGAGAACTTCAGCCGCGTCAGAGACCTGCTCTGGAGGTCAGGGAAGGTGGTGATGGGGGGTCAAGTGAACGAAGCGGAGAAGTATGTTGGTCAGTGCCACATTACATTTGGTCATCACGCACATTAATCTCAAACATGTAGTGTCTGTGATGGCCTTGTGATTACAAAATGATTACATCAGGGTTTAAAGTTCACACAGGCAACGTTTCTGATTTTAGATTTTAAAATGGAAACATTTCTGATTGAGGCATGGACATTTTCCTTCTTTAAGCCCccttacatacagtataattcCCTGTtgatttgtatgttttagtcATGGTGTAGTTTGAGGATGTGTTTTCTCTAAATGACTCCTCTGTTTGTCTTTAGCACCAACACTGTTGTCAGATGTGTCTGAGACAGATCCAGTCATGCATCAGGAGTATTTCGGCCCGATCCTTCCTGTCCTGACAGTAGAAAGTGTCGATGAGGCCATCTCCTTCATCAACAAGAGAGACAAGCCTTTATGTGTTTATGCATATTCCAGCAACAACAAGGTAAATGGTAGCTGTAACAACTCAGAAGTCTACACATTAATTAATCTTACTGCCCGACACTGTATGAGATGTGCTAGCGACATACACGTCACCCACTGGATTTTAGCCCTCTTGCTAGCATCCCAGCCTCCCATGTGTGAGACTGCGAGAACAAGTCCGGTGTAGGACTGTGATGTCTGTATACAACACTGTTTATACACCCACAAATGCATGGTTGAATTGTGACTGACGGAGGCTTTCTGTCCATTTCCGTTCTGCAGGTGATTTCCAGACTGATGAACGAGACCTCTAGTGGAAGCTTCTGCTCAAATGACAGTGTCCTGCAGAGTCTCATGCCTTGCCTACCCTTTGGAGGAGTGGGTGAGTGCTATTTTAACTGTCTTGTCTAAAGTCCTTTCCTGGAGTGCCTTGATTGCTTTCCTTTTCAATATTTTGGTGTGTTTAGGTAATCATTACAGCCTTCATATTTTATAAACATTGGCTACATTTTTTgcggaaaaaaatatataccaaAAGCACTTAACCAAAACTCATTTTAGGTCAGAGTGGGATGGGCTCATTCCATGGACGCTACAGCTTCGACATATTCTCTCACAAGAAGTCCTGCCTTTTGCGGGGCACTCGGATCGAGTGTCTGACCTACCTGCGCTACCCGCCTTACGATGACCGCAACCTGTCCCTCATGACATGGGCCAGCAGCCTGACGCAGAAGAGCCAAGGCTGGTGTCAAATTCTATGAAGGCTTTGATGAAAGAGTTAGTACGGCCTTCATGATGAATATGTTTAGTGCTGTGTCTGTGCTAGTGTTCCTACCAGCTTTATGGCAACTACATGAACTGAATGTAAGGAATTCTGTTGCAGGTCTGCTGGAAAAGAACCTCAGACTCAGTCTAGAAAATGGTGATTGACATGCAACCCAGGCACTGTCTGTGATGCATAAAAGATGTATTTAATTCATTGAACAGAAGGTATTAATTAATCCGAGTAAAGGCAAATCATTTAATCTATATGACAACGATTTTGTAATCTTGGCCACAACAGTTCATCAGGGAGGCATTAGGGAGATattttgcaaatgtgtgtatttttctctccccctgtgCCTTCTTTTTCACATTTGCAATGTGGACCTCATTGAAATTCAGTTAGCTCTTGAACATGGATTCACtgttgttaaataataatttatattgaTACATATAACATTATTGTCTGCTAGAGTTTCAGTGTGTTTCATCAATTCCATGACTTTAAATTTAAATATCTATTTTcacaaagaacaaaaaaagtGATTCATCATGATTAATCACAGCAAACTGCATCAATAATGAgttcaattaaaaaaagaatatgCATATGTACAGAACTCTATAAATAACATCAAAAAAGGAGATGGAGTGTGAATATTATCTGACCGGAAATCTAAGGAATCTGAGTGTTAGGTCCAGGGGAAGGGTGGGTACCGATAAACTGAAGAATGCCAGAGCCCTCTACTGTACATTTATAGCAATAAGAGGTGCTTTTacctttcttttaaaaaaaaaaaaaaaaaactcttgacTAAGCAAGGTGTTCCACGTTACAGAAATGTCATGTGGAATTCCATAGAAACGGGCATGTCTTGTGGAATTACATAAAAACCTTCTCCATTGTGTTCGACTTGATACATTTTATAGTTGAAGATCAAATAAAAATACAAGCTTTGATTTCACACAAAAAACAGCCAGTTTCTCAATCAGTATGATTTACCCACTTCCTCCCGAACACACACGGGTGTTATGTAGGTCTTCTGTAGACACTTTCAGCTGCTCCCTCCTTCATGGCCGCATACCTCGCCAGGGTGAACAGGTAGTcgctgagtctgtgtgtggaaACGAAGGAGGGTTAACAGCTGGGATGGAATGGGGATGGGTGGTTGATGGGTTACATCACTACCTGTTTAGAAACTTAGCAACATCAGGATCAGCCTCCCCTGAGCGAACAATAGGGGCCACACTAAGGAAGAATAAAACGGGttaaaatggtaaaaaaaaaagtgtatacATTAATTGtaatgattttaaaaaaaaaatgaagaattGAAGTCCTTTAAAACTGAACGAAATGTTGTtaatctgtgaatgtgtgttcatgtacagTATTCTCCAACAGAGATTGTTGCTGACCTTCGCTCGGCCCTGCGACACACTGCGCGGGCTACATGTAAAGAGGCACTGCTCTTTCCTCCAGACTGCAGGAtgaaaaaacacatgcacatcccTCAATGTGCATCACTGGCAATAACGTGTGGGTATTACATGACAACATCGTACCATTAACAGCCTATACTGTACCTACACCCTATATATTTCCTTGCTAAGATGGCAACATGACTGATttaaacagaacaaaacaaactaaaaaaCATGCCTTGCATATACTCAATACAAATGGGTGAATGGCACTTCGTCTTATATTTAGTTCTAGTCACTCAAGCGAACCTTACAGGCAATATGAAATTAGTCAATGGTGGCAGCTCCGCTGTGTACTTGTCAATCCAACTCTCGAGCTCCAACACAGGCTGGGGACTAAACTTGGTCTTCactggggagagaaagaaaaaagatgcCTTTTGAAAATGTTGACCACACCAGGCCCGAAGCAGTGGGTCTCCCTTGATATTTACCCTGTAAGCAATCTTGTTTGTGGTCTATAATGTCTCAAGCAGTTATGTTGGTCATGATGGGAGCCAATACTACTATAAACATATTTACCTCTGTGACTCTCCCTAGCTGATGAGAAAGGGGTGGCAACATTAGATCCCACATCTtgcaacacacactgaatctGTACACACAAATCAAATTTCAGACCAGAACATGGGAGGTATAAATTCCTGTGAGCAATAAAATGGACAGTGACAGACCTTCTCAAGCTCTTCAATAAATTGATGTTCCTTGTCCTTGCAAAACTCCCTGGCCAATCTTTGAGAAGAATACAGGGGGTCTATTAGAAAGCAATGCATGACAAAACCAAACACTTGCCTTCTGATAATCTTAATCCAACAATTTCACTGAGCCTACCCTATGGCAGACGACAACTCATCTGTATCACCCAAAGCCTCGAAGATGCTGTCTTCTTTTGGTCTTCTCTCACCTGTGAATGTGCTGGAAAATCCTGCGTTTGTGGAACAATGAAACAGGTAATGATTTGTCTCAATGATCTGAATTTAGTCTAGAAAGAAATTTTGtggatttttaaataattactacaAGAATTCGTCAATCAGTAGTAGCCTGCTTCATGTTCAAGGATCTACAGTCAAAGTCACAAGAGCAACATCAAGGGTGTTAGTAGTGGTGAGGTAACAGAACTGAGAATTAAACAAGTCGGTTGCAACACCTTTATCTCCAGTTTTGGTGTAAATTTTCGGAACTCTAGTCTCTTCATCTGACCTGGTGGCAAAACTTGAATGGGGACAAAAAAGAAGAGCATTATTTCAACGGGGTTACTAGCACAGACAGCTGTAACTTCTACCACACAATGCTATCTTTGCTTCGCTAGCTAGCCAGGGCGACAACCAAAGAAAATTAATGTTACCTTCTATCTGTCCTACATATGTGTCGTATCATGTACATCTGTGCACACTGGCTTGACCAAAAGATACAGCGCATTTGCAAGCGGTTGGTCACAGCAGCTGCCATTATTGTCAGTTTCGTAACAAGAAAGCAAGCGTGATGGTTATTCTTGCTATCGTCGTATTTACATTCATAGTAATATGTCTGTTATAGGCACCCGTACAAAGAAGGCTGGGCTTTCCTGTCACACGACCGATACGTCTGATAGGCTGTTTAGTTCTCGATGATTCCGATTGGTTATTGGGCAGTCTGTACATAAGGCGTTTAGCACTCATTGGATTTTATCGGGAATGCATTCATCCGTGTGTTGACACTTCATCTGACTTATGTGTGGCAAGTTCACAGTGAGGGATTGTTAAATAGAGACTGCATTTGACCTTCTGTTAGTGAAACTTATTAGACACTAGTGGCGGCGAGTACAGCTTCATAGCGGATAGCTAGCCTGTGATCGACTGCTAGCCAAGCATCTAGCTGTGTCTTTATTGTATTCAAGCGACTGTTGTTTTGGCTCATGGTGAGCAACTTTAAGAAATTTCCGTATTCGTTGTGCATTGAATTTTAGAATGCACGCTATTGACTGCATTGTTTCAGCACCAGGAAAAGCCATCCTTCATGGAGAGCACGCTGTCGTCCACGGGAAGGTGAGTGAGCCTGGGCTCCGGGTGTTGCTGATGTTTTGACAGATTACTAAAACGTCGATTACTGAGACTCCCGACCTTACCTTATCTAACATTTAAGTCTGTCTTTGGTCTGGCCTTGAGACCCTCAATTTCCCATGGTCATTAATGATACGGTGAGCTACGTGGTCAGACGCGCAAATGAGTGCCTGCACTTGTTTGGAACAAGCTGATGTTAGGCACATTTGCAAGTTCCCAACTGGCCTTTCAGTAGCCTACTCGACAGGTTTGTCCATGGCAACGACTGGCATACGGATAAATTCTATCAAAATTAAGGTCTGACATCTGGAGAGATTATTCTGGGTGATGTTCATGTAACATGACGTTACAGACTTCTAGAGCACATACCAGGGCAAACAGAGCATGTGCGGCTATCGTGCGTAACTGTATCTGGTAGCAtcagacagatttttgacagaTGTTTACCAGATGTTTACAAGATGTAGGCACATTTGTGCTCCATTATTGTCTCATATTAGTAACTAAACCCAGAATagaaatacaaaatattaaATTAAGTATTAACTGATCCAGTGTCATCGTATCCTAGGCACTTGAAATATCCATAGTACATAGGACAGTAAATATCTGATCAGCCATTCTGTTTTTGCACTGTCAAAGTTGCTTGAATATGCATGGGTCATTCTACAGATTTGGTGCCATTTGTGATTGAGGAGGATGAACAAATGAACATTAAAATGGcaatctttttattttatttgatgtgACAAAGTGATGTGTGTACTTGATAGCAAAACTTTTCTCCATCCTAACATGAACAATTTAGCCATTCAACCCATTGATAAACAGTGTGTGGGATGAAGAAACCTTCTTAACTATGGGTTTTCCCTATAAAAGTGTTGAAAGCCTGAGATTGACCAAGTCCACATATATCCACCATTAATCATAAATCCAccataaattatttaatagaaagtgagagagaaactgaCCACTTGTCATACCATGCTGTTCTGAAAACGCCACCTGTATgacaccacctccacctgctGTATGACACCACCTCCTTTATAAAAGATGTCAAAAGGATCAAACTACCATTTTTTGGGAGGGGGAAATGGTTGTGCTACGGGGTTGATTGAAACACAGGGACAGGGTTCTTCATTAACAAATAAATTGCATTATTATTTAACACTATGTACTCAAAATGAGTCACGTTATTTTTATAATGGTCAATGGGTACAGGTGAAATTCTTGATAGTCTCAGGAACGGCAAACATATATGTTGAAATAAATCTCTGTTTAGAACTCTCTTCCCAATTACATAGAAAAACATGTAAAACTTTGAAATGTTGCAATCTAAATGTAGTTTGATCAATGTTCTGAAAAGTTATAACTAGGCTACATCTTAGGACACTGATACTACTTAAATGCCACGGTATTTGTAGAATGGCCCATATACTACAATTAAAAattatgcttttttttattatgtgaTACATTTAGCCTGTAATCTCAATGTTTCAGGTTGCTCTGGCAGTGAGTTTGAATTTACGAACATTCCTTCGACTTCAAGCTACCTCCACCAGCAAGGTCTGCATCAATCTACctaacataaacacattttTGTCCTGGGATGTCAGTGCACTACAGCATTTGCTTCAAGACAAAACCAGTAAGTGAACAGTGCATCTGTTAAGTTTCTGTGTTCATCATGATGTAACATACATCAAATTCCATTTATCACATCATACCTAATGTTTGTACAGTGCATGCTTTATTTCCATACAGGGGGTAAGCTTACCTGATATTTATTTTACAGTTGACCATGGGAACTTAAAGGAGCTGGATGCTGATCTAGTCAGAAGGCTACGAGAGTTTACCGGAATAGAGGATGGAAGCACTGACACCCGGAGTATGGCTGTGTCGGCCTTTCTCTACATCTACTTCTCCGTCTTTTCCAAGTCAAAGTAAGAGTGCTACAAAACACATGCTCTTTGATGTGTTTAGGTGATTGGGAATTGAGGGATTGCAAAATCCCCGTGTGGGCAGATATCAAAGCTAGACAAGTGTGGCAATACAGTTGTGAcgtgtggtgtttgtggtggACGAAGAAAACCGTTACTCTGCTCATAGTGCCAATACACCCTGATGGTGGAAGAATGATGAGAGTTTTTCACTAGATCGAAGGCTGGAGTTGTGACAAGCGTGCGTGAGTACTGCCCGAGGAAAATGAGCAGACTTGTTTATCACTCAGATCCATCAAGAAGCTCTTTTATTGACGCTGACAGTCAAGGCTTTTTACAGAGGCTTCTTTCTACTAGGCTTGCAGTGTGGCCGCCAACAAATGTCGTGGAGTCTGTTATAAACTGTATGGCAATATAATACCCTTGTGGAGCGTCCCCATTAGACAGATTGTAGTATGTCTTCTCAGCAGAAAATGTCCTTGGTGTAAtcaccatacacacatttatgGTCCATTTCATGCTGCAATTCTAATATAATTGGACTCTTGAGTTGTAATTTATCATGCTCCTTAAGGAGGCTGAAGTAATGCAGATCAAGAGCAGTGAGCTCTCCAGTGgtgtttatatttgtttgttttcaaagaTATGACATTCAGTTTGAAACGCTGTAAACATCCTCTTTAATGGACCAGATTCAGGCTTGACAAGTGGTATACATTTGTTTTGTAATAAGAATGATTAAGttttaaattaatataataaagTCAACATCATTGAGAATCTGTATGCTTGaagaagctttttttttcttttgatttttgGTCATCCAACATTTAGCTGAGCACTCTTTGTGTGCAGTCCTGGGTGTGTGTACGTATTGCCTTTTTATTGTTGCTGACTGGAAGGGTGATGTGTTGCAGAGCGTTGCCCAGCCTGACTGTGACTGTCTGGTCGGAGCTGCCCACGGGAGCTGGCCTGGGCTCCAGCGccgcctactgtgtgtgtgtggccgccgCACTGCTCTCAACGCAGGGGGCCGTCTCCTGTCCTCTGGGGCCAGATGGGGACACAGCCaggtaacatacacacacacacacacacacacacacactttcatacagATTATTTTGGGCTGCATACTAACAGCAAGTGTTGAGTGAAGAAATACTGGCCATTGCAGTGGGTTCTGTGGAAGAAATTGGACCTATAGGATCTATAAACCCTGAGAGAGACTGAGATAAGGCTTGACTTTCTTGTTAGTAGTTTATTCACCTCTCAGGTCTCATGCATCAGGCA
It includes:
- the aldh3b2 gene encoding aldehyde dehydrogenase family 3 member B1 isoform X1, producing the protein MNRVRKNTACRSCQRNGRITCRRTRHGDLCLKTGPGECAEMLKRARAAFQSGRTANECFRLAQLDAVMRLVFEHECDFVDALARDLHKPRFETVVSELILVKNEAVYAINNLRKWMEPQRVERNLSTALDECMVVSEPLGTVLVLGSWANPVQLCLVPLIGAMAAGNCVVISPSEHCAHTAELLHRLLPSYLDNECYHIVLAGTNDISEMVELKFDYVFFSGTREEGTKVSLAAARSLTPVTLVLSGKNPCYVDQTCDINTTARRIAWARFHNGGQSVASPDYVLCHADVKERLLQALRCALLIFYGSDPRESRSYGHLVNMENFSRVRDLLWRSGKVVMGGQVNEAEKYVAPTLLSDVSETDPVMHQEYFGPILPVLTVESVDEAISFINKRDKPLCVYAYSSNNKVISRLMNETSSGSFCSNDSVLQSLMPCLPFGGVGQSGMGSFHGRYSFDIFSHKKSCLLRGTRIECLTYLRYPPYDDRNLSLMTWASSLTQKSQGWCQIL
- the aldh3b2 gene encoding aldehyde dehydrogenase family 3 member B1 isoform X2; the protein is MLKRARAAFQSGRTANECFRLAQLDAVMRLVFEHECDFVDALARDLHKPRFETVVSELILVKNEAVYAINNLRKWMEPQRVERNLSTALDECMVVSEPLGTVLVLGSWANPVQLCLVPLIGAMAAGNCVVISPSEHCAHTAELLHRLLPSYLDNECYHIVLAGTNDISEMVELKFDYVFFSGTREEGTKVSLAAARSLTPVTLVLSGKNPCYVDQTCDINTTARRIAWARFHNGGQSVASPDYVLCHADVKERLLQALRCALLIFYGSDPRESRSYGHLVNMENFSRVRDLLWRSGKVVMGGQVNEAEKYVAPTLLSDVSETDPVMHQEYFGPILPVLTVESVDEAISFINKRDKPLCVYAYSSNNKVISRLMNETSSGSFCSNDSVLQSLMPCLPFGGVGQSGMGSFHGRYSFDIFSHKKSCLLRGTRIECLTYLRYPPYDDRNLSLMTWASSLTQKSQGWCQIL
- the mmab gene encoding corrinoid adenosyltransferase, which gives rise to MAAAVTNRLQMRCIFWSSQCAQMYMIRHICRTDRSFATRSDEETRVPKIYTKTGDKGFSSTFTGERRPKEDSIFEALGDTDELSSAIGLAREFCKDKEHQFIEELEKIQCVLQDVGSNVATPFSSARESHRVKTKFSPQPVLELESWIDKYTAELPPLTNFILPSGGKSSASLHVARAVCRRAERSVAPIVRSGEADPDVAKFLNRLSDYLFTLARYAAMKEGAAESVYRRPT